The genomic stretch ttttatgcatgagaagcttttatttatttgactgTGTACAAATATAAGTTATAAACGCTTGAGATGAGAAAGACAATGGGGTGGTTAAATTACCATGCAAATACACAATTATGTGTTAGGTTAATTATTATTTCGGTTGTAGTATCCATCTCCAaacatgtaaatattatttacaaggGACAGATAAGTGGTTCAGATATGGCCTCACCAGAGTTATACTAACACCTGtttgttctaaaataaatcaataaaaagttttgaaaaatcataaaacattttatttttaaatacaccTGTTATACTTACGTCACAATTCTACACACAGtttaattattccttttttgcactattaaaatgtatcaaaaataaaattgatggaaaccaaagatttttttttggatgaatACATAAGCGTAGAGATCAtttgacattttaaaaatatagatTTCCACGAGTAcctttcggaatcggaaacctACCAtataagagcaaaaacaattttcagaaaGCTAAACCTATAGAAAGTAAAGTATAATACAGCAATAAAGTTTCAggaattcatcaaaattaacagcttttaaaacacaactaaCTTACACGAGcttaagggttttttgttttgcttctagaAAAGACTCAAATATTGAAGGAGTGAAGTGCCTAGCTCGCTTTGATTGACTGAttattttgctctattttaatcagtatattatttttaagtatttctataaaagtcatccgtacgtaaggctgactaccttttctacgggtaaaattaagtcacagaaagccagaaatggtaggccgagacctctcgaggttgttgtgccaaagaagaagactatAAAAGTGTATTGTGTTATTTTCACAATAGAATCTTGATTTGAGCTATTCATGTAAACCGATTGTTTGCACCTTATAAGCAACCGGCATGCCATTCCCGAAGGCGATCACGATCGAATGAATTAATGGAATGCATGCTATGGGTCTAGAATAGGAATAAATATCCCTcaaaaaagaacaatcaaGCAGTGCACACGTTTCTTACAACACCTCTTAAGACATTATTCTTAGATTTCTCCGCGGCTCTCCCCCGAAGTATGTTGAtaagataatttaataaattattccatatttttccaactttttgagcatcttccatgccaaatccaattttgaaaatatataaGGAAGGCCTTAtaaaaaactggaatgaatattgaataaatagaatgtaatattataaatttaaaaaaatgaaaacaaaatcgtcGATCGTAAAAACTTAAACCCAAATTCACAATTTCTAACTCGTCTATTTGGCCTTCTATAGCTTTCTATGATTTTTGTTACCGGTAACTGGatgatagtcagtcttgcacACCCCCGGACCGTACCAACAGCATAATAGCATGCCAAAAAAGCACGATACGTCACTATCACATTTATCTAAAACatcaagcttttgttttattcccaaAAACAGATGCTTGTTTAGTTTGATTAGTCAGATGAAACGTATCGTAGACATGAgctctatttaaaaattaatttatattaagaataactaaatcatgatagaattcaatatttataaatacaACAACCCGTAAAGACAAGCTTCGCGTGTATGGTACGAAATTTTGTGAATGATTCTGTGAAAAACCAGTCAGTAAATAATCAGTTGACATTTGAACGAGGCATAACTTACATCAAAATACTTCTTTGTTCCGAAATATACGTTACATTGCATTTTCAAGGCATATGTTCGAGGTATTCAACCGCTTACCAGttcatgtaaataatatttatatatttagagATGGATACTACAACCTGGCCGAGGACAACAGTGTGGCAAATATCGCACTTCAAGAAAAAATAGATCAGCTAGAGCTAGAGAAAAAGCTGCTGGTCTTACAAAAGGAAGTTTCGGAGATGAAACTACAAAGCAAAGCAGAGAAAAACGAACCTGATTTTAAGACGATCGAGAGTTTGGTTCCCCCGCTCAGCGGACAAAATGGCGTCGATATTGTGATGTGGTTCGAAGAACTGGAAAGAGTTTTTGGATTGCTCAGCGTTGACGAAAAACAGAAGCTGGTAACAACCCTTCGACTGCTTTCTGGGACAGCTCAAGAAATTGCTCGTTCGTCGGGACTATTCGACTACAGCTCTCTGAAACAAACGCTCATCGACACTTTTCAACAAAAATACTCTGTTGAAAGTGTGTATCACCAGTTACGTTGCCGCCGCCTGTCTACAACAGAATCGATCATCAAATACTTCATCGATATGAAGAGCATTGctagaaaagcaaaaatcccTGAAGGTGAACTGATTGACATCATTATCGAAGGAATAGATGATCCGGTCAATACTGCCGCTATGCGTTTCGCCGCTCGTCGAATGGATGATCTCCTACCTATGCTAAAGAGATATGAAGAAATACGATCACGCCGTCCACCACCATCTGCACCAACGGATAAACGATATGTTCGCAACGCATCGGGTAACAGCGAGCAAATAAAGTGCTACAACTGTCTGCAGCTAGGGCATTATCAGAGCCAATGTCAACGACCTCAACGTCCCTATGGATCGTGCCTTCGGTGTTCACAGACGGGCCATTCACATCGAGAATGTCCAAGCCGTAGTAAAATACCAGCCGCCGCTGTGAATCCAACAAACGAGGACTCGGGCTTTTTACAACAAATTCAAGCCATGCAGGAGGTATGTGTTACGTTTTTAGCTTTAAGCGGGCCAAACAGTTTCCTTCCACGTGTGTTATCTCTTTTCGATTCAGGAAGCCCCAGAAGTtttataaatgaaaatttggtTCCTCCATGCCTCTTGAAACAACCGGAAAATTCAGGATATTGCGGTTTAGGTAACAGTGCGCTACTATCGCTTGGACAAACTGATTGTCGAATTAAAcatcaaaataatgaaaaaatacaTGAGTTTATTATCTTACCGAAAAATTGTATGTCATGGCCTGTTATTATAGGTAGGAACCTTATGCTGAAATTAAACATTTCTCTAGCCATATTTAAACGTCATATTTACGATGAAAGCGCCTTATTAAAGCATAAATTGAAATCGAAAATACCTTCCCTGAAAACACACGTGGTGAAGAAGCTCAGAGATTTAGGCATTCTGAAAGAATCGTGGGGCGATTTACAGGTAGATAAAGGACAACCAGCCAAATTATTGACGTTTCCTCAAGATAATTGCGCAATGAATACTTTCCTGGAAATGTGCGCTATAGACAATTCATCCATTACCAATCCCTCATTTGATATAGGCAAGGATCTTCTAAAGGAACAGATCTCTTTGGTAGCTAGAGCTGTTGAAGAATGTTACTGTAAATTTCCTTCAGAACAAAAATTACCACCGGAGCAAGGAATGAAAATAAGTTTGAATCACAACACTCCAATATTTTGCAAGCCGAGACGTTTGTCTTACGCTGAACGAAATCAAGTTAGAGAAATTATTAGAAATTTGCTCGAGAAAAACATAATCCGTCCTAGTAATTCACCTTATGCCTCGCCACTTGTATTGGTAAGAAAAAAGAACGGGGAAATCCGAAAGTGTGTAGATTATCGGCCTTTGAACAAGATCACGATTCGCGATAACTACCCTTTGCCACTGATTGAAACATGTCTCGAACATTTGGGGAACAAGCGTTACTTCACTTTACTTGATTTGAAAAGCGGTTTTCATCAGGTTAAAATGGATGAGAATTCCATCCAATATACAGCGTTCGTTACGCCTGACGGACAATATGAATATTTACGTATGCCATTCGGGCTGAAAAATGCACGTTTACAAactcgagggttttttttggtatttgcaTGGTAGTATTAACCACTTAATTGCCTTTCTGCGTCCAAGTAATTATAACTAGCATTTGTATATACGCTAAGAAATAATAGCTTATGGAGAGGGTTAAATGCATTTCTCAAAAAATAAGAGACAATACAGAAAAGTCTCAAATACATATACAGGAAGAATATCAATGTTTCTGCTGTAATCAGGACACTCGTTCTTGCCCTGAGAATCATGtatagaatacaaaaaaaagttccccaGTATCTTGTCTGGTAATGTGGTACATAGAGAAGCATAGCAAACATACGGAACATTTAGCGGCATAATAACTACAGCAAACATTATTCTCATTCTTACCATAGGTGTAAGAACTAACTTTTATCGTGGAATTTTGAAATAGACACTTCGacagtataaattttaaattactgacTGAATTCCTTAATACTTGCTGAAAACATAGTCTTTAATGAACAACCTCGATTCCCATCACGAAATGCCACCAACCTATAGGAGCCAAGCATAGAGTCGGATTTAGAATAACACAACTAAGAGTAAATGATTAGAAAAACCAAAGTTCAATTCAATAGACCAATCCAatgtttcatttcagtttgctAACACTTATGTGTTCcaataaaaccttattttatcatttcattttattatagagtctcatcagttttcatgactacactgcattggtggatattgaaaaaaatctgaaaaatgtatgaagtggcatcgtttgtctttatttCAAGAGGTGGTGCCTAGGTATGGAATTTGGTTACACGATCAGGCaggtgagcatgaaaaaaatatttttcagaattcagaaacgacttgtatattcaatttttgataaaaaaaattcttcggatggatggaaagaaatgattagGAGTCTGATGGATAaagacaggctgtccgtcttattcaactatgagctacAAGCACAAGttcagcaagcacaaggtccactgttaggcgctagttgttgagccagtaagctaTCCAGTCCGTTTCattaacgtacgaactgctcaacggttcgaaattccagtagaatcagagacgaaggcgcgaaccttttaccttaacgcagccggtacctaccgccatgtgttagactgcgatcctgtaatgttaaaatagaatgacctgcccagcttgcaaggaaatcgatcagcatggtagacggcttgtaaagcaggacagatatatgaatatcgtacgtaattttctgtatgatagccttccgccgatcctttccggtgattgcataacgttacatccgttaaaaagttaaagaatacaacacactcggatccactagagcctaagtacaaaacggtttcggatgtgtcacactaaaatatgtttaaaacacgaccgcgttaggtgtacgatcacatctCTTATTACTAATTAATCacatttatcacgagatttatcaacacaaattttgtctgcatgcaagtgcacaatcatacaatggtatGATATGGTGCACATGCCGACAGCACAGCGATTCCTTTTAATATAGAACAGGGGCTCTTCTCCGGTTTAGCCAAAGGTAAGAAACATCTAGGAGCTAACCTATACTGCTCCATAATCCGGCAGCAAACAtccaacgggatgctgctgcttccggcgatggaaagaattcggttgcacattgtaccaccagtacaccagtatgaaacgcatactgatagaattgccggc from Anopheles stephensi strain Indian chromosome Y unlocalized genomic scaffold, UCI_ANSTEP_V1.0 chrY27, whole genome shotgun sequence encodes the following:
- the LOC118515179 gene encoding uncharacterized protein LOC118515179 codes for the protein MKSIARKAKIPEGELIDIIIEGIDDPVNTAAMRFAARRMDDLLPMLKRYEEIRSRRPPPSAPTDKRYVRNASGNSEQIKCYNCLQLGHYQSQCQRPQRPYGSCLRCSQTGHSHRECPSRSKIPAAAVNPTNEDSGFLQQIQAMQEEAPEVL